CTGGCGGTATTATCTGCCCTGCCACACCTTCTTTCTACAGCGTACCTAAAACGATCGAAGAAGTAGCTGATACGGTGGTAGACAGGGTCCTCGATCTTGCGGGAATAGACATAAAAACCTATCGCTGGGGTAGTGGGGATAGTAATAGTTAGTCTGAATAATTATCTTCACGATCCAATTTCAAATCAGCTATGCAAATCGTAATTATAAACGGGCCTAATCTTAACCTGTTGGGCAAACGTGAACCGGGTATTTATGGTAATGAGTCTTTCGAAGACTACCTGGAAACGCTGAAAACAGCCTATCCGCAGGTGACTTTCCGCTATTACCAGAGCAATGTGGAAGGGGAGCTCATTAACTTCCTGCACCAGGAAGGCTTTTCTGCCGATGGTATCCTGCTGAATGCCGGTGGTTACACCCATACTTCAGTGGCTATCAGGGATGCGATTGCGGCGATCAAAACGCCGGTAATCGAAGTACATATCAGCAACGTTTATGCCCGTGAAGAATTCAGGCATACCTCATTGATTGCACCTAAATGCGTGGGTTCTATCTGTGGACTGGGGATGAAAGGGTATAAGCTTGCCCTGGAATATTTTTTATAGGCAGATGATGATATTATAAGGCATCCGGGCCGGTGAAAGTGTTTCACCAGCCCGGATGCTTTGTTTTTATATTCTTTGTCCGCCGATAGATAATCCGCCATCTACGGCAATGCTTTCGCCGGTAACGAAGCTGGCAGCAGGGCAACTCAGCCAGTATACCATTTCCGCGATTTCTTCAGGTTTGCCAAAACGGCCCAGTGGTGCGTGTTTGAGCAAAGGAGCTTTTTGTTCTTCGGCATCCGCTCCGCCAAAGAAGCGGTCAAACATAGGCGTCTGTATATAACCTGGCTGTACATTGTTAACGCGGATGCCATCCGGGGCCAGTTCAATGGCCAGTGCGCGTGTCATGCTGTCCAGTGCAGCCTTGGAGGCCGAGTAAATCGCTGAACCGGCGAAGGCGCCACGTGCCAGCCAGGAGGAGGTATTCACGATAGCGCCACCACCGCCCTGACGCTTG
This window of the Chitinophaga sp. Cy-1792 genome carries:
- the aroQ gene encoding type II 3-dehydroquinate dehydratase translates to MQIVIINGPNLNLLGKREPGIYGNESFEDYLETLKTAYPQVTFRYYQSNVEGELINFLHQEGFSADGILLNAGGYTHTSVAIRDAIAAIKTPVIEVHISNVYAREEFRHTSLIAPKCVGSICGLGMKGYKLALEYFL